In Dysgonomonadaceae bacterium PH5-43, a single window of DNA contains:
- a CDS encoding shikimate dehydrogenase (product_source=KO:K00014; cath_funfam=3.40.50.10860; cog=COG0169; ko=KO:K00014; pfam=PF08501; superfamily=51735,53223; tigrfam=TIGR00507), which produces MDIYGLIGYPLGHSFSRNFFNDKFEAEGIDAEYVNFEIPSIDEFKSVVKNNPALKGLNVTIPYKEQVIPFLDSITNNAKLIGAVNVVVFERSKNKVKLVGHNSDIIGFKNSIEPMLKPHHKKALILGTGGSAKAVYYGLQQLGVEAVCVSRTKSSGNEITYADLLPEVIEERTVIVNCTPVGMWPNVDDCPNIPYHYLTENHLLYDLLYNPDETMFMKQGKRYGAETKNGLEMLILQAFASWEAWQKG; this is translated from the coding sequence ATGGACATCTACGGATTAATAGGGTATCCCTTAGGACATTCTTTCTCAAGAAACTTTTTTAATGATAAATTTGAAGCGGAAGGTATAGACGCCGAATACGTAAACTTCGAAATTCCGTCTATTGATGAGTTTAAGTCCGTAGTAAAAAATAACCCTGCTCTTAAAGGTTTGAATGTAACCATTCCTTACAAAGAGCAGGTTATCCCTTTCTTAGATAGCATAACAAACAATGCAAAACTTATAGGAGCAGTAAATGTTGTGGTGTTTGAAAGAAGCAAAAACAAAGTAAAACTGGTAGGGCACAACTCTGATATTATAGGTTTCAAAAACTCTATAGAGCCAATGTTGAAACCTCACCATAAAAAGGCGTTGATATTAGGAACTGGGGGCTCTGCTAAGGCTGTGTATTACGGTCTTCAGCAATTAGGTGTTGAGGCTGTTTGTGTTTCGCGGACTAAATCGTCTGGTAATGAAATTACTTATGCCGACCTTCTTCCCGAAGTTATAGAAGAACGCACAGTAATAGTAAACTGTACTCCTGTTGGTATGTGGCCTAATGTAGACGATTGCCCTAACATTCCTTACCACTACCTTACCGAAAATCATCTTTTATATGATTTACTGTACAATCCCGACGAAACAATGTTTATGAAACAGGGTAAAAGATACGGGGCAGAAACAAAGAATGGCTTAGAGATGCTAATACTTCAAGCTTTTGCAAGTTGGGAAGCTTGGCAAAAAGGTTAA
- a CDS encoding TrmH family RNA methyltransferase (product_source=KO:K03437; cath_funfam=3.30.1330.30,3.40.1280.10; cog=COG0566; ko=KO:K03437; pfam=PF00588; superfamily=75217): MERITSLQNPRIKNITKLLSKAKERKSQNVFIIEGARELSLAIAGGYSFEEVYVCSELFANTDYPTVLENIPSEVVFEISEAVFSKIAYREASDGVIALAKPKKHSLDNLSLPNNPFIIILESVEKPGNLGAILRTADAAKADAVIICDSLTDIYNPNVIRSSVGCLFTVPVGVASNEDTLSFLKKHNIESFAAELNAAQWYQETDYTKSCAIVMGTEADGLTDFWLSNANKRIKIPMRGVIDSLNVSVSAAVITFEAMRQRGF, from the coding sequence ATGGAGCGTATTACCAGTCTGCAAAATCCTCGAATAAAGAATATTACGAAGCTTTTATCTAAGGCTAAGGAAAGGAAATCTCAGAATGTTTTTATTATTGAAGGAGCTCGCGAACTTAGCTTAGCTATTGCGGGTGGTTACTCTTTTGAAGAGGTGTATGTTTGTTCTGAGTTATTTGCAAATACAGATTACCCTACAGTATTAGAAAATATACCATCGGAAGTTGTTTTTGAAATAAGTGAGGCGGTATTTAGCAAGATAGCTTATCGTGAAGCTTCTGATGGAGTGATAGCTTTAGCCAAACCGAAAAAGCATTCGTTAGACAATCTTTCTCTTCCAAACAATCCTTTTATTATTATATTAGAGTCGGTAGAAAAACCAGGCAACTTAGGAGCTATACTTCGCACTGCTGATGCGGCAAAAGCCGACGCTGTTATTATCTGCGACTCTTTGACAGATATTTACAATCCAAATGTTATTCGCTCAAGTGTAGGCTGCTTGTTTACTGTTCCCGTAGGAGTTGCTTCAAACGAAGATACATTATCTTTCTTAAAGAAGCACAACATAGAGTCTTTTGCTGCCGAACTTAATGCGGCTCAATGGTATCAAGAAACAGATTACACCAAATCTTGTGCTATTGTTATGGGTACAGAAGCCGACGGACTAACAGACTTCTGGCTGTCTAATGCAAACAAAAGGATTAAAATACCAATGAGAGGAGTTATCGACTCTCTTAACGTATCGGTATCGGCGGCAGTTATTACTTTCGAAGCAATGAGACAAAGAGGTTTTTAA
- a CDS encoding cell division protein DivIC (product_source=KO:K13052; cog=COG2919; ko=KO:K13052; pfam=PF04977; smart=SM00338; superfamily=58010; transmembrane_helix_parts=Outside_1_14,TMhelix_15_37,Inside_38_100), producing the protein MKKALKLFNSVRGKINKYWLAIIIFVIVTFLLGESSIFKRLEYDKQINRLESDIEHYKNQREENEKKLESLKSDNESLEKLAREQYQMTKENEDLFIIKD; encoded by the coding sequence ATGAAAAAGGCTTTAAAACTATTTAATTCGGTTAGAGGTAAGATAAATAAGTATTGGCTGGCTATAATCATTTTCGTGATTGTAACTTTCTTACTTGGCGAAAGTAGCATTTTCAAAAGATTAGAATACGACAAACAGATTAACAGACTCGAATCTGACATAGAGCATTACAAAAACCAAAGAGAAGAAAACGAAAAGAAACTGGAAAGTCTTAAAAGCGATAACGAAAGTCTGGAAAAATTAGCTCGCGAACAATATCAGATGACTAAGGAAAACGAAGATTTGTTCATTATTAAAGATTAA
- a CDS encoding acyl-CoA synthetase (AMP-forming)/AMP-acid ligase II (product_source=COG0318; cath_funfam=2.40.10.210; cog=COG0318; superfamily=103473; transmembrane_helix_parts=Inside_1_6,TMhelix_7_26,Outside_27_29,TMhelix_30_49,Inside_50_60,TMhelix_61_80,Outside_81_83,TMhelix_84_103,Inside_104_118), producing the protein MGPKLKEYIFFVCGILLVLSAVLYSMSWEFIPYVYAVAGAGVAVVFLSSPYNGDNKRLKRLNVQQAIAAILLPLSSYFMFKDMNEWIVCLLVSGILQSYVVFVQDYEEKKNNKEDKEK; encoded by the coding sequence ATGGGACCTAAACTAAAAGAATACATCTTTTTTGTATGTGGAATATTGCTTGTACTTTCGGCAGTACTATATAGTATGAGTTGGGAGTTTATTCCTTATGTATATGCTGTAGCCGGAGCTGGTGTTGCTGTGGTTTTCCTTTCATCTCCATATAACGGAGACAACAAAAGACTTAAACGATTGAATGTTCAACAAGCTATAGCTGCTATTCTACTCCCTCTATCTTCTTACTTTATGTTTAAAGATATGAACGAATGGATAGTTTGCCTTCTGGTTTCGGGTATATTACAAAGCTATGTTGTATTTGTTCAAGATTACGAAGAAAAGAAAAACAACAAAGAAGATAAAGAAAAATAA
- a CDS encoding phosphate starvation-inducible PhoH-like protein (product_source=KO:K06217; cath_funfam=3.40.50.300; cog=COG1702; ko=KO:K06217; pfam=PF02562; smart=SM00382; superfamily=52540) yields MIEKIIILDSVDTVSFYGVNSSNVQLIKSLYPKLRIVARGNVIKVIGDELELVGFEEKIQEMEQYYQTYNMLTEAAILKIVKGKHDNDAPAKQANLIIYGISGKPITARSENQQKLVDKFDKNDMLFAVGPAGSGKTYTAIALAVRALKNKEVRKIILSRPAVEAGEKLGFLPGDMKDKIDPYLQPLYDALEDMIPTAKLKEHLENKVIQIAPLAFMRGRTLSDAIIILDEAQNTNVQQMKMFLTRLGMNAKMIITGDVTQIDLPPSQRSGLIHAMRILKDVKGIAQIEFNKKDIVRHKLVQRIVDAYDKEDKIKQINT; encoded by the coding sequence ATGATAGAGAAAATCATTATTTTAGATAGTGTAGACACCGTAAGTTTTTATGGGGTTAACAGTTCTAATGTTCAATTAATCAAATCTTTATATCCTAAACTAAGGATAGTTGCACGAGGCAATGTCATTAAAGTTATTGGAGACGAACTCGAACTTGTTGGCTTTGAAGAAAAAATACAAGAAATGGAACAGTACTATCAGACATATAATATGTTAACAGAGGCTGCCATTCTTAAAATAGTAAAGGGAAAACACGACAATGATGCTCCAGCGAAACAAGCTAACCTTATTATATATGGTATCAGTGGTAAGCCTATAACTGCAAGGAGCGAAAATCAACAAAAACTTGTAGATAAGTTTGATAAGAATGATATGTTGTTTGCTGTCGGACCTGCAGGTTCTGGAAAAACTTACACGGCTATAGCATTGGCGGTAAGAGCTCTTAAAAACAAAGAAGTTAGAAAGATTATACTTAGTCGCCCTGCTGTTGAGGCCGGAGAGAAGCTTGGTTTCTTACCTGGAGATATGAAAGATAAGATAGATCCTTATTTACAACCGTTATATGATGCGCTCGAAGATATGATTCCTACGGCTAAACTTAAAGAGCATTTAGAAAACAAGGTGATACAAATAGCTCCCTTAGCATTTATGAGAGGAAGAACTTTAAGCGATGCGATAATAATCTTAGATGAAGCACAGAATACCAATGTTCAGCAAATGAAGATGTTTTTAACTCGTTTGGGTATGAATGCTAAAATGATTATAACAGGAGATGTTACTCAAATAGATTTACCTCCTTCGCAGAGGTCGGGACTTATACACGCTATGCGTATACTTAAAGACGTTAAAGGTATAGCACAGATTGAATTTAATAAAAAAGATATAGTAAGGCACAAACTTGTGCAGCGTATTGTTGATGCTTACGATAAAGAAGACAAAATAAAACAAATTAATACATAA
- a CDS encoding phosphoribosylaminoimidazole-succinocarboxamide synthase (product_source=KO:K01923; cath_funfam=3.30.200.20,3.30.470.20; cog=COG0152; ko=KO:K01923; pfam=PF01259; superfamily=56104; tigrfam=TIGR00081) translates to MNTLVTTDFKFSGQTNVYHGKVRDVYSIGEDILVMIATDRISAFDVILPQGIPYKGQVLNQIAAKFLDATADIVPNWKLAVPDPMVTVGVKCDPFKVEMVIRGYLTGSAWRAYQAGERTICGIELPEGMKENQKFPTPLITPTTKADEGHDENISKEEIIAQGLVGKEDYEELEKYTQALFQRGTEMAASKGLILVDTKYEFGKKDGKIYLIDEIHTPDSSRYFYADGYQERFEKGEEQKQLSKEFVRKWLMENGFQGKEGQTVPEMTPAYCESVSERYIELYEKITGETFVKADISNVPSRIEANINNYLK, encoded by the coding sequence ATGAATACTTTAGTTACTACAGATTTTAAGTTTTCAGGACAAACTAATGTTTATCACGGAAAGGTAAGAGATGTTTACTCAATAGGAGAAGATATCTTAGTGATGATTGCTACCGACAGAATATCAGCTTTTGATGTTATTCTACCTCAAGGTATTCCTTATAAAGGACAAGTGCTAAACCAGATAGCAGCTAAGTTTTTAGATGCAACGGCTGACATTGTTCCTAACTGGAAACTTGCAGTGCCAGACCCTATGGTTACTGTTGGTGTTAAGTGCGACCCTTTTAAAGTAGAGATGGTTATCAGAGGTTATCTTACTGGTAGTGCGTGGAGAGCTTACCAAGCAGGAGAAAGAACTATCTGTGGTATTGAACTTCCTGAAGGAATGAAAGAAAACCAGAAGTTCCCTACACCTCTTATCACTCCAACAACTAAAGCAGATGAAGGACACGACGAAAACATATCTAAAGAAGAAATCATTGCTCAAGGTTTAGTAGGAAAGGAAGATTATGAAGAACTTGAGAAATATACTCAGGCTTTATTTCAAAGAGGTACAGAGATGGCGGCTTCTAAAGGATTAATACTTGTAGATACTAAATATGAGTTTGGAAAGAAAGACGGTAAGATATATCTTATTGATGAAATTCATACTCCCGACTCTTCTCGTTATTTCTACGCCGATGGTTATCAAGAAAGATTTGAGAAAGGCGAAGAACAAAAGCAATTATCTAAAGAGTTTGTTAGAAAGTGGCTTATGGAAAATGGTTTTCAAGGTAAAGAAGGACAAACTGTTCCGGAAATGACTCCTGCTTATTGCGAAAGTGTGTCTGAAAGATACATCGAACTATACGAAAAAATTACAGGAGAGACTTTTGTAAAGGCTGATATTAGCAATGTGCCTTCAAGGATAGAAGCTAATATTAATAACTATCTTAAATAA